GAAGAAAACGACGCCGCCGAGGGTATGCtcttaaataatagaaaaaaatatgGGACATCTTCTGTTTggaattattttgacaaatcgGCTGATGGCAAGACAGCCAAATGTATTAAATGTGGCAAAACATATCAAACAAGTGGGAATACGACCAACTTGTCTTGCCACATAAAGAGGATACATCCTAATTTTACTGTAAGTGATTTGCCACAAAGGCAACAGCCGTCAATTCTGTCATTCAttgacaaaaaatatgaaacatcGTCGAACCGAAAACAAACACTGGACCGTGCCTTATGCTCCTACATTACCTCAGACTTGCGCCCTTTTTAAGCCACCTTGATCCAAGGTATGAATTGCCTTCACGAACCACCTTGAGAAACGTTTCGATGGCAAATGCATAGGCCAAGTTGTTcgaacttttaaaaaatgtaaagcacTGTGCAATCACTTCCGATTGCTGGACGTCAAGAGCAAACGAGTGCTATGTTACTGTGACGTGCCACTTTGTGACAGCGGATTTCGAATTGCGCAACGCTGTTTTGGCCACTGAGAAGCTCATCGACGAAACGACCCACTCTTCGGAAAACATAGCAAACTCCATACGCGCAGTGCTTGAGGAATGGAGTGTGTTAGGAAAGGTCACTGCTATGGTCACGGACAACgccaaaaatatgataaaagcATGTGAGATCCTGCAAATTAGACATGTTCCATGCTTTGCGCACTCAATAAATTTGACAGTGCAGGACTGTTTGGCATCTGAATATGTCAAACCCATTTTAGAAAAGTGTAAGCGCATTGTtgccttttttaaaagtaGCACAATTGCCTATGCCAAATTTAGAGAGGCCCAGAATTGCGAACGCCCATATAGTTTGAAGCAAGAGTGTCCAACCAGGTGGAATAGCGCCTTTTACATGGTGGAACGAATCTTGATTACGAAGGTTGCCATCGCAAGCGTTTTACTGAACACGCCCAAGGGGTTAATGCCGCTAACCTCGGATGAAATATCCATTCTGGAGGACTTGAAGGCATTGCTTTCACCGTTTGAGCATGCAACGGTGCACACATCCTCAAGTACGTCTGTGACAGTGTCATCAGTGATTCCTGTTGTTTGCGGTATATTACACAACCTGTCAGCCCTGAAATCGAAACTCCAGACAAAGGTGGGTCGAGATGTATGCGATGACTTGCTTCAAGGGGTCAATAAAAGATTGGTCCCCTATGAATCTCGTACTGTGACACGAATGACCACAATATTAGACCATCGCTTTAAGAAGGAGGGGTCTTGGAACCCATTTAATTCCTCTCAAGGAGTTAAATCTTTAGAGGAGGAGCTGTCGCACATTAATGCTCAAACAAAATCATCAACATCTTCAAACCCGCCAACACCAGAACCCACAGCAGAGTCCAACCTGTTATTCAGTTTCTTACAAgccaacaaaaatcaaaaaattcaAAGCGATCGCGTGGATTCCATACTAGCTCTACGCCATTATTTGAATGGTACTAATTTGGAGCCTGCACAAAACCCATTAGATTATTGGaaggtacaaaaaataataatttagatGGTAACCAACTTAATAATCCAATTTATTCTTTTAACAGATATCAAATGACACCGCATTCAAAACATGCGTTTTGAATACTTCTGCGTTCCGGCCACTTCCACTGAAAGTGAACGAATGTTTAGCAAGGCAGGACTGGTTGTAAGTGAAAAGCGGAGCTCGCTAAAAGCCAAAAATGTTaatgtgattttatttttaaacaaaaatgaatggataaattaattttagttatggtgctttttttttgagtaGAACtcaatgttattttttatttctttatcaattgaattgttatttcattttgatttttgttgtgttttttccttttttggtttaaGAAGTAAAACCTATAAGCAAACTATGGATCTCGAATAaagcttattttttttataaacaaccTTTAtccatttgatttatttatgcagaataaaatacactttaaaaaaaaaaaacaccctaAAAAAGTTCGATGTATCGATACATCGATGTTTTTTTCTGAAAAACATCGAAACATCGATGTAGGTAAACATCGATGTTTTTCCAGCTCTAATACCCATACACTAACACATGCAAAAGTATGCTCCGACACGGCCATCCTGACCATTACACGACCTTGTAATTTATTACCAACAATGCTTTGTTCTTTATAACTTTAATGCAACAAAACCATTTTCAAATTACActtacattaaaattaaatttcaatatcaTTCTTAGAGTAATACAATCTACATAACATAATTTAATCATTACAATCATTACATTAATCATTAATCATTACAATATCTCATGCGCCACAAGCCGTGATCAAAACAATTGTTGTGCACTTGTGcttacattattattataaatttctgtAGAGTCACTTGCGAAAGCTTATACTTTAATCATTTCATTACTGTCTCTTTCAacagtttcattttccatcTCTTCATTACTGTCTCTTTCAacagtttcattttccatctcttcatttaaattctttttacatttttctaattcTTCTTGTACTGGCCAATCTGGCATTTTTCTTATGTCATCGTGagcatatttgtattttcaattgttCGTCAACGACCTGAGCATATATCTATCCCCATCCAacaattcatttatttcaaaactttCAAACTTTTCAACTTCAGACTTAACTTTGTTTGATGcctttcttcattttttaacAACACGAAATCTCCAACTTGACATCCAACaactttggcttttcctttatTAAATTGCGCCTTGTTatatgctgctgcagctgaaataTTGCAAACTGCACGTGATCTTACTTCTGCCAA
This genomic stretch from Drosophila teissieri strain GT53w chromosome 2L, Prin_Dtei_1.1, whole genome shotgun sequence harbors:
- the LOC122611574 gene encoding zinc finger BED domain-containing protein 4-like; this translates as MVTDNAKNMIKACEILQIRHVPCFAHSINLTVQDCLASEYVKPILEKCKRIVAFFKSSTIAYAKFREAQNCERPYSLKQECPTRWNSAFYMVERILITKVAIASVLLNTPKGLMPLTSDEISILEDLKALLSPFEHATVHTSSSTSVTVSSVIPVVCGILHNLSALKSKLQTKVGRDVCDDLLQGVNKRLVPYESRTVTRMTTILDHRFKKEGSWNPFNSSQGVKSLEEELSHINAQTKSSTSSNPPTPEPTAESNLLFSFLQANKNQKIQSDRVDSILALRHYLNGTNLEPAQNPLDYWKISNDTAFKTCVLNTSAFRPLPLKVNECLARQDWL